In Chloroflexota bacterium, the genomic stretch CCACGCCCACGCGAATGAATCGCAGCCGCATGCGGCCGGACAGGTGGGCCAGGATCGCCGGCGGCTCGTCTTCATCCGAACCCGTGACCAGGCGCAGCGGCTTGCCGTTCGGCCCGATGGGTCGCACCAGGAACATCGTGTTGGGCAGCGTGTCGACCACCTCGCCCTCCACCTCGATCATGGGCGACTTGCTCTTGCCGTTGGAATCGGCCGTGCGGGCCTCGCGTGCCGATCGCTGGGCCATCAGGCGCCCGCCCGCTGCGTGAGCACGATCGGTCCCGTCGCCCCGACGACCATCGTGTGCTCGAAGTGCGCCGAGAGGCTGCCGTCGGCGCTGCGGGCGGTCCAGCCGTCGGCGTCAAAGCGCACGTCGGGACTGCCCACGTTCACCATGGGCTCGATGGCAAGCGCGGTGCCCGCCTCGAGCACGGCACCGGTGCCCGCGGTGCCGAAATTCGGCACTTGCGGCGGCTCGTGCATGGTCCTTCCGATTCCGTGTCCCACAAATCTCCTGACGACCGCGAACCCGGCGCTCTCAACGAGGCCCTGCACGGCCGCGCCGACATCTCCGAGCCGATTTCCCGGTAGGGCGACGGCGACTGCCGCATATAGCGCGTTGCGCGTCACGGCGATCAGACGCTCCGCCTCGTCGTCGACTTCGCCGACGGCAACGGTTACCGCCGAGTCGGAGTGCCATCCGTCGAGGATCACTCCACAATCGATGCCAATGATATCGCCTTCCTGCAGCGCATTTCCACTTGGGATTCCATGCACGATGACATCATTGGTGGAGGCGCAGATGCTGCCGGGAAAAGGCGCAATCCCGGGGGACCCGGCCGGCACGCCCAGGAACGACGGTGTGCCCCCGTTGTCGCGAATAAACTCGTCCGCCACCGTGTTCAGGTCATTCGTCGTGACGCCGGGCTCCACCGCCGCCTCGACCAAGGCCAACGCGCGCGCCAGTAAACGGCCCGATGCCCGCATTCCCTCGATTTGCTCGGGCGTCTTCACCACCACTTTGCCCGCGTTCATGCGACAAGCGCCCCCAGCGCGTCGCCGATCCGCTGTGCCACGGTGTCGATGTCGGCGTCCCCATCCACGCGAGCCACGAGTCCGCGCTCCGTGTAGTACTGGATCAGCGGCGCCGTGGTGGTCTGGTAGACCTCCAGCCGATAGCGCGCCGTCGCGTAGTCGTCGTCGTCTCGGCCGCGACTCATCAGCCGACCGAGCGCGACCTCGTCGGGAAGATCCAGGACCAGCACCACGTGCAGGCCCGCCGAGTAGCTGGCGAGCACGCCGTCCAGCGCCTCCGCCTGCGCCAGCGTTCGGGGAAATCCATCGAAGCAGATTCCGGAATTTCTCTGTCCGGCCACCAGGTCCTCGACCAGCTGCATCACCAGATGGTCGGGCACGAGGCGGCCCGACTCGACGTAGTCCCGCACCTCCATCCCGACAGGCGCGCCCTCCGCGATCGCCTGGCGAAAGAGCCCGCCCGTCGACACGTGGGTGATCTGCAGCCGCTCAACCAGCATTTCGGCCTGGGTGCCCTTGCCGGCGCCCGGCGGCCCAAGGAAAACCATGATCAATGGTGCGTGACTCGCCAACCTACCGAATGAATCCTTCGTAGTTGCGCATCAAGAGTTGGGCCTCGAGCTGCCGCATGGTATCGAGCACGACGCCGACCACGATCAGCAGGCCCGTGCTGCTGAGCGCCACGGCGTTGACGTTGGTCACCAGCTGCGCCAGAAAGGGCAGCACGGCGACGAACCCAAGAAACAGCGACCCCGCCAGCGTCAGGCGATTCACGACGCGCATCAGGTACTGCTGCGTGGGACGGCCCGGGCGTATTCCCGGAATAAAGCCGCCATTCTTCTGCAGGTTCTCCGCCAGGTTCTGCTGCTGAAAGATGACCAGCGTATAGAAGTAGGTGAAGGCGATCACCAGGAAGAACGTCGCCACCCAATAGATGAAATTGCTGGGACTCATGGCATTCGCAATGCCGCTGGCCAGGCCCGCCAACCAGGTGATGTCGGTGCCCTCGAAGTAGCTGGCGATGGTGCCCGGCAGCAGCATGAAGGAGAACGCGAAGATCAGCGGGATCATGCCCGCCGAGTTCACCTTGAGGGGGATATGCGTGCTCTGGCCGCCGTACATGCGGTTGCCGCGCACGCGCTTCGCGTAGTGGACGGGGATTCGCCGCTGCGCCTCTTGCACAAACACGATCGCGCTGATCATCGCCAGGCCGATCACCACCACCGCCAGGAATCCGCCGATGTTCTCGCCGGCGAACAGGGCCTGTCCCACGGCCTGCGGCGCCCCCGCCACGATGCCGGCGAAGATGATGATGGAGACGCCGTTGCCCACGCCGTTCTCCGTGATCAGCTCGCCGAGCCACAACAGGAACATCGACCCGGCGGCCATCACGATCAGCATGGCCACGATCTCGGGGGCTCCGAGGGACGGCGAGATCAAGTCGGCCTGCGAGCTGCGCAGCAGCGTGATCTGGCCAAAGCCCTGCAGCATGGCGAACGGAACCGTGGCGATTCGGGTGTACTGCGCGATTTTCTTGCGCCCGCTCTCGCCTTCCTTGGAAAGCTCCTGCAACCGCGGAATCAGCGGCGTGAGGACCTGGAACGCAATCATCGCGGTGACGTAGGGATAAACGCCCAGGGCCACGATGGAGAAGTTCTCGAGCGCGCCGCCCGAAAGCAGGTTCAGGAATCCGAGGAGCTGATTGCCTTCGAAGAACTCCTGCAGCCGATCCGTCGCCACCCCCGGCATGGGGATATGCGCCACGAGGCGAAATAGCACCAGGAGGCCAATCGTGAACAGGATCTTCCGGCGCACATCCGGCAATCGGAACGCGGTGATGGCGGTCTGGATCACGCAGGAATTTCCTCGGCGGTGCCGCCGGCCTCCTCGATCTTCTTCTTGGCCGCAGCCGAAAACTTGGGTGCGCGAATCGTCAGCGCGTGCGGCAAGTCGCCGCCCGCCAGGATCTTGAACAGGCCATCGTCGATGATGCCGCGGGCGCGCAGCTCATCCGCCCCCACCACGGCCCCCTCATCGAACTGAGCCAGGCGGCCCAGATTCACCGGCTGGTAGTCGGTTCGAAATCGGTCGTTGGTGAAGCCACGGCGAGCGGGAAAGCGCCGGAGGAGCGGCGTTTGGCCGCCCTCGAATCCCGGCGTCGGCCCCGGCCCGCTTCGCGCGCCCTGGCCGAGCATGCCTCGACCGGACGTCTTGCCGCGGCCGCTGCCTTCGCCGCGACCGACGCGACGGCGGCGCCGTCGCCGGCGTGGCGTTCGAACGAGCTCATGCGGTTTCACGATGTGCTTACTCCGCGGCCTCGCGGCGGCATTCGACGAGGTGCCCCACCACCACGAGCATGCCGTCGATCGCCGCCGACTGCTCGTGCTCGGCGGTCTTGCCAATCCGTCCCAAGCCCAGCGCGCGCAACGTCTCCTGCTGACGGCGCGTGGTGCCGATCGAACTCCGCACCTGACGCAAATGCAGCTTCGCGCTAGCCATCGTCGCCCGAGTCAACCGCGGCCAGCCGCAACGCCCGCTGCTCGCTCGGGTCGCTCAGCGCCTGCAGGGCTTCAACGGTGGCCTGTACGACGTTGATGGCGTTTGACGAGCCGATGATCTTCGTGAGCACGTTTCGCACGCCGGCCAGCTCCAGCACGGCGCGCACGGCGCCACCGGCGATCACGCCCGTCCCCGAGCCCGCGGGACGCAGGATGACCTTGGACGCGCGAAAGCTTGCTTCCACGTAGTGCGGGATGGAGCCATCCTCGGTGAGCGGCACGTCGAACATGGCGCGGCGCGCTCGTTCCTGGCCCTTCTGAATGGCGTCCGCCACCTCGCGGGCGCGGCCGACGCTGACGCCGACGCGACCGTTGCGATCGCCCACCACCACGATGGCGTTGAAGCCGAATCGCCGCCCGCCGCGAACGACCTTCGATACGCGCTTGATCCGCACCACGCGATCTTCGAATCGCTGGCGCTCGCCGTCGGCGTCCAGAAAGCCGGCCTGTCGTCGTCCCCGACCATCGAATTGCACGATTAGAACTCCAACCCATCGGCGCGCGCCGCGTCCGCCACGGCCTTCACGCG encodes the following:
- the rpmD gene encoding 50S ribosomal protein L30; its protein translation is MASAKLHLRQVRSSIGTTRRQQETLRALGLGRIGKTAEHEQSAAIDGMLVVVGHLVECRREAAE
- the map gene encoding type I methionyl aminopeptidase; the protein is MNAGKVVVKTPEQIEGMRASGRLLARALALVEAAVEPGVTTNDLNTVADEFIRDNGGTPSFLGVPAGSPGIAPFPGSICASTNDVIVHGIPSGNALQEGDIIGIDCGVILDGWHSDSAVTVAVGEVDDEAERLIAVTRNALYAAVAVALPGNRLGDVGAAVQGLVESAGFAVVRRFVGHGIGRTMHEPPQVPNFGTAGTGAVLEAGTALAIEPMVNVGSPDVRFDADGWTARSADGSLSAHFEHTMVVGATGPIVLTQRAGA
- a CDS encoding adenylate kinase; translation: MVFLGPPGAGKGTQAEMLVERLQITHVSTGGLFRQAIAEGAPVGMEVRDYVESGRLVPDHLVMQLVEDLVAGQRNSGICFDGFPRTLAQAEALDGVLASYSAGLHVVLVLDLPDEVALGRLMSRGRDDDDYATARYRLEVYQTTTAPLIQYYTERGLVARVDGDADIDTVAQRIGDALGALVA
- the secY gene encoding preprotein translocase subunit SecY yields the protein MIQTAITAFRLPDVRRKILFTIGLLVLFRLVAHIPMPGVATDRLQEFFEGNQLLGFLNLLSGGALENFSIVALGVYPYVTAMIAFQVLTPLIPRLQELSKEGESGRKKIAQYTRIATVPFAMLQGFGQITLLRSSQADLISPSLGAPEIVAMLIVMAAGSMFLLWLGELITENGVGNGVSIIIFAGIVAGAPQAVGQALFAGENIGGFLAVVVIGLAMISAIVFVQEAQRRIPVHYAKRVRGNRMYGGQSTHIPLKVNSAGMIPLIFAFSFMLLPGTIASYFEGTDITWLAGLASGIANAMSPSNFIYWVATFFLVIAFTYFYTLVIFQQQNLAENLQKNGGFIPGIRPGRPTQQYLMRVVNRLTLAGSLFLGFVAVLPFLAQLVTNVNAVALSSTGLLIVVGVVLDTMRQLEAQLLMRNYEGFIR
- the rplO gene encoding 50S ribosomal protein L15, producing MKPHELVRTPRRRRRRRRVGRGEGSGRGKTSGRGMLGQGARSGPGPTPGFEGGQTPLLRRFPARRGFTNDRFRTDYQPVNLGRLAQFDEGAVVGADELRARGIIDDGLFKILAGGDLPHALTIRAPKFSAAAKKKIEEAGGTAEEIPA
- a CDS encoding translation initiation factor IF-1, coding for MAQRSAREARTADSNGKSKSPMIEVEGEVVDTLPNTMFLVRPIGPNGKPLRLVTGSDEDEPPAILAHLSGRMRLRFIRVGVGDRVKLELSPYDLTRGRITWRLRNERVE
- the rpsE gene encoding 30S ribosomal protein S5 is translated as MQFDGRGRRQAGFLDADGERQRFEDRVVRIKRVSKVVRGGRRFGFNAIVVVGDRNGRVGVSVGRAREVADAIQKGQERARRAMFDVPLTEDGSIPHYVEASFRASKVILRPAGSGTGVIAGGAVRAVLELAGVRNVLTKIIGSSNAINVVQATVEALQALSDPSEQRALRLAAVDSGDDG